From Thermovirga sp.:
CAATTTTATCATGCCGAAGCGCTCTCCGCGAGAGAGGACATCTCCCTTTTTCCTGGAACAGACTATCCTCCTGGCCAGGAACCCGGCGACCTGGACGGTCATCCCCCTGCCGGACCGGGTCTCGAAACCCAGGTAGAATCTTTCGTTTTCAAGCGAGGCCTTGGGGTTGAAGGCCATCCATTTCTTTCCCGGCACGTACTCCACGAAGGTCACGGTTCCGTCGAAGGGCATCCTGTTCACATGCACATCCAGGGGAGACATGAATATTCCCACTACGGTGCTCCGGCCCGTAAAGGGATGTTCCGAAAAGCGGATCTCCGTCACCTTGCCGTCAGCGGGGCTCACCCAGGCATCTTTCTCCTCGGGAGGCGTCCGCTCGGGGTCCCTGAAGAACCAGGCAAGAAAAACCGCGACCGCTCCGGAAGCGCACCCTGCAAGAGCACCCAGGAACACGGCCGAAAGCACAGCCGCGGCGGTGAAGAACAGGACAGGTTTTCTGCCCTCGGAGGCGAGCATCGGC
This genomic window contains:
- a CDS encoding phosphatidylserine decarboxylase: MLASEGRKPVLFFTAAAVLSAVFLGALAGCASGAVAVFLAWFFRDPERTPPEEKDAWVSPADGKVTEIRFSEHPFTGRSTVVGIFMSPLDVHVNRMPFDGTVTFVEYVPGKKWMAFNPKASLENERFYLGFETRSGRGMTVQVAGFLARRIVCSRKKGDVLSRGERFGMIKLGSKVDLYLPEGISPAVAVGAKVKAGKTAIGVRK